In Desulfobacteraceae bacterium, the sequence GATCAGCATGTTGAGCTGGCTGGCCAGGAGGTGGTCGACCCCCAGGGCCTCCGCCAGAAAGGGCGTGGCCCAAAGCCCCTGGAAAGAGAGGATGCTGCCGTAGAGAATGAAGAAAAGCACGGCTACGATCCAGAAGCGGGGCACCTGGAGAGCCTGCAAAAACGGGCTTGCAGGGGAGGGCGGAAGGTCCGCGCAGTGATTTTCCCCGGCTGTGCCCGGCGTTTCGGGCTGCCGGTGGTCGCGAAGCGCCAGCAGGGTGATCAGGCCCAGGGTGAAGGAGGCGGCCCCGATGATCCAGAAGCAGGTCCGCCACCCCCAGCGGCTGGATGTCCAGATCAGGGGCGTGGTGGCCACCACCGCGCCCAGGTTGCCCCAGGCCAGCAGCAGGCCGAGAACCAGAGGCAGTCGGTGGCGGCTGAACCATTGGGAGAGGGCCTTTAAAGCCGGGACGTAGACGCCGCCGACGCCGAAACCGATCAGGGCGCGGCCGGCGGCCGCCCAACCCACCGAGGGGGCCAGGGCAAAGAGCGCGCACCCCGTCGCGGCCGCCAGGGTCCACCAGCCCACCACCCGCCGGGGCCCCAGGCGGTCGGCGAGATACCCCACCAGGGGTTGCTCCAGCGCGTAGAGGTAAAAGTACATCGAGGACATCAGGCCCAGGACCGTGGCGTTGGTCTCAAAGGCCGTCAGCAGCTGGGGGGCCAGGACCGATGTGGAGACCCGGTGAAAGTAGACCAGAAAGTAGATCAGGCACAGGACAGTGAACCCCAGCCACCGCTGGGGGTCGACATTTGTGGCAGGGGGTTCCGGCATGGGGGCTCTTCTCTTCTTCCGGGATCGCGGTAACAGTGTGGCGGCAATGGCCAAGCCCGCATAATGACGCAAAACGGGGCGC encodes:
- a CDS encoding MFS transporter, whose translation is MPEPPATNVDPQRWLGFTVLCLIYFLVYFHRVSTSVLAPQLLTAFETNATVLGLMSSMYFYLYALEQPLVGYLADRLGPRRVVGWWTLAAATGCALFALAPSVGWAAAGRALIGFGVGGVYVPALKALSQWFSRHRLPLVLGLLLAWGNLGAVVATTPLIWTSSRWGWRTCFWIIGAASFTLGLITLLALRDHRQPETPGTAGENHCADLPPSPASPFLQALQVPRFWIVAVLFFILYGSILSFQGLWATPFLAEALGVDHLLASQLNMLIPVGFMVGAPGCGWFCSRFGVDKTHLFLTMVAVLVALWGGITFGAGLLGVVGMAGLLLLLGAVTGGFCNILWALVYDTTPPAMLGVTTGLLNPFPLLGVAAFQVLTGAVMDRVERVGESYTTAAYQQAFLVCLAATLFCLLLALGMKGKLAPDKSARSQTAC